The DNA region ataaaaataaaaattaaacactacTAAACAGAAGTACACACAATTATTCACCCAAGGTGTGAATCATATTTGAGACATCATAGTATGCGTATACTCGTGAAATGAACCTTCTGCAGTTCAGCGTCGGATTCACCGTACAACCGCTTAGAAACTCCATTGCTTTAAAGACAAAGCCACCACACAAAGCTCCTTTCAATTTAAAATCCTTCGAAAGAGGATCTGTGCACCAAATTGAGGCTGTGTGCTCAGCAAGAGGCTTGGTGCATGAACATAGGTGGGCGACACAACGAAAGAGTAACTCCTTATTATCATGGCTAGCACAATTTTTACCTCCATAACTGCTAAATTCTTACCAACACACATTCTAGGACCTatcccaaatggaaaaaatgaagCCAAGTGATTTCTTGGCTCATTGAATCTCAGGGGATTGAACTCATTAGCATCTTTCCCCCATATATCAGGGTCATGATGAACAGAAGGCAAGGCTAAATAGAAATGAGTGCCAGCAGGAACGTCGAGGGCTCCCAACTTTACGTTCTTAGATGTTTGCCTCGGCAACATCACGACTGGAGGATAAAGTCGCTGTGTTTCACAGAGAATTGAGTTCACCTATAAGTAAAAACCAAGATATAAATCGTTACcaacatgaaaatgaaatttctaAACGgagttacatatatatatagtatggTTCTAAAATTTAGCTATGATGTAAAGCAGATTAGTGTAATCGTATCCTTCAAATACTTGATTCTTTTCCAATCCACAACACTTTGAAGCTGTCAAGTAATCAAGGACCAAACTTACAATCTTAAGGTCATTTAACTTCTCTGCAGCTATAGACTCATTCTCTCCGAAGATGGAAAACACTTCTTCTCTTGCCTTGTTTTGCCATTCTTGATGCAATGCTAAAAGGAGAAGTGCCCAAGTCAAAAGATCAGCAGTAGATTCCTTTCCTGAAAAGTAGAAGGTCTTGCATTCGTTTATAATCTCCTCAATCCCTAGTTTCTCTTCCTCGCCCTCTTGATTTTTATAGGAAGACATCAACAGACTGAGCAGGTTTCTTGAATTCTCTCTTTcactgttgttattttttatcaagttgcGTATTGCTTCACGAGTTTCCCTGTCGAATCTCCACCTCTCCCTGTTCTTTTTGGTGGGCAAAAACCTGCATATAAATGAAGCAAGAAAGTTAATCACAAATTAAAGCCACTCGGTAAAAGAAATATGATCCAAAATGCGTAGACTctccatataattaaattaaataattttgaactGACGAGAAATAAAACATTCACCTGAACCCTGGAATATAGACATTTCCCAAAGCCTGGTAGGCAAGGTACTTGTGTTGATCTTGTAACAAAAATATACGTTTCCCTTCTTCATAATTGCTTCCAAAAGCCGTTTTGGCTATAACGTCTGAGGTGAAGTTTTGAAGCTCTCCATGTACATCAATCTCAAATTCATCTCCCCCTCCTCTTATTTCCTCCCACTTGATCAGCATCTTGGTAATGCTTTCCACAATTTCCGGCACCCAACACtgtaaaataaagattttgagCAGGGAGTTTTTTAAGCTATCAATCTAGTGTGAGATTTTTGTCCAAGTTGCGATTAACAGAGACGGCCAAGGCCGTCATATGTTTATAGTAAAATTCAAGTTGGGCGTAAACCAGAAAAGAAGCTGCCATGTTTAGAGAGAGCAAAAGGGCTCACCTTAACCCGCTCAATCATAAACGCCTGGTTTGCGATCCTCCTATGAAGAGCCCACTCCTCACCATCCAACCCATTAAGTCCCTGTCCAAAGAGCAGCTTGGCTAGAGGGTTGTTTCGAGCCTTCTGAAACGAGCCATCACCTGTATTCATGAGAACCTCCTTGATCATATCAGGGTCCGATATAGCCAACGTTGGCTTGGTTCCGAACCAGTAGAGGAACGTCTTCCCATACTTGCGCGACCACTCGCAGTAAAATGGGGCAACTCGGTGGACGATATCGTGGTTAAAAGGCATTGGCTTTGATCTTACTTCACTAAATAGACGGCGATACTCGGGTGTGTTTCCGAAGATTGGACGGTAGTTAGGGCCACTTATGCCTTGCTTTCTGAAGTAAACTTGTGTTTTCCATGGCACCCATATCACGGAGTGTATAAATTTGAAGATGCAGACGACTAGTAACACAagcataataaaaagaagatgcaTTGCTAAATCTGTTTGCGAGTGTGTGTTAGCTAGTGAAAGGGAGAGAGAAGGTAGCTTGGAGGTAGTGTTTAGGGTGCACTCAAGGAAGGGGTATATATTAAGAAAttctaccttttattttattgatataatatttctcatttgATCCCTATAAATTTTCCAACTCCTTTATCTTTCTGTTCTTTATTTAATACCTTTTGAATTacaattaatataattcatcATTTATTAAACATTTCTTAGCACATTCATgcaaaaataagaataaattgcatcgttttatcaaataaataaataaactatacCAAGATGTTTTTACAAAAGACAATAAGAAATATTAGACCAGTTTTTCATTTCTAGAAATTAGAAACTAATTTgcaagatatatattaaaaaataaataattggagAAAAGATTTCACTCAAACTGGAATGACAGTACAGCCCATAATTAAATcgttgtgaaaaaataaattgaaagatctCATCTTTGTGTTCTTAGAATTTGTTCAGTTAACCTATAATtgattccatatatatatatacatatatatatatatatatatatatatatatgtatgtattatTGATGGGTTGCATCAATCTTTTAAGTGTCTTTAATTGCAATCTGTATACCCTATTATATATTTAACACCTCACCTGAGATAAAATAATACCTCACCTGAAATGATCATCGATCGGTCCCCGCCAAGAAAGGGAGATCGGATGCACCAATTTTCTGGCGAGATCGCGGTGGCAGTCCCACAACGTTTAGTGCAAAGATGTCGAATAGTTGAATCTCCCATATACATTTCGATGATGGCATGTCTCATTTGTGTTGGAACTATAGTTTTTCTGTTCGGACTCAAGAACTCAACAGAATAGAGTTGTCAAGTCAATTAGTCATATGACAACACATACAAAGACTTGTTTTGTTTACAGGAGATTAGGGTTCGCTCCTCACAAATGATGATCTTTGtttgtcaaaattaaaaagagaagaagaaacaacCATTTGTGATggtgcagatactttttattaaaaaaaaaattattgacccAAACGGCAACACTTGTTGCCGTTTGGGCGGAGGCCTAAAAAGCAGTACCCACGACATTTGAATCGTGGCCCAAATGG from Populus alba chromosome 14, ASM523922v2, whole genome shotgun sequence includes:
- the LOC118034119 gene encoding cytochrome P450 734A1; amino-acid sequence: MHLLFIMLVLLVVCIFKFIHSVIWVPWKTQVYFRKQGISGPNYRPIFGNTPEYRRLFSEVRSKPMPFNHDIVHRVAPFYCEWSRKYGKTFLYWFGTKPTLAISDPDMIKEVLMNTGDGSFQKARNNPLAKLLFGQGLNGLDGEEWALHRRIANQAFMIERVKCWVPEIVESITKMLIKWEEIRGGGDEFEIDVHGELQNFTSDVIAKTAFGSNYEEGKRIFLLQDQHKYLAYQALGNVYIPGFRFLPTKKNRERWRFDRETREAIRNLIKNNNSERENSRNLLSLLMSSYKNQEGEEEKLGIEEIINECKTFYFSGKESTADLLTWALLLLALHQEWQNKAREEVFSIFGENESIAAEKLNDLKIVNSILCETQRLYPPVVMLPRQTSKNVKLGALDVPAGTHFYLALPSVHHDPDIWGKDANEFNPLRFNEPRNHLASFFPFGIGPRMCVGKNLAVMEVKIVLAMIIRSYSFVVSPTYVHAPSLLLSTQPQFGAQILFRRILN